Proteins from a genomic interval of Thunnus thynnus chromosome 5, fThuThy2.1, whole genome shotgun sequence:
- the ppp1r15b gene encoding protein phosphatase 1 regulatory subunit 15B, with amino-acid sequence MATIVGSETSSERTAMEKFDSRGGMALLPWTKQLLTVLWEQLRLLVQVIYYTFMSVFQMFRFEVHVRITDETGQHIQHMTTAANPTESFLFSSLFDGDNGVMVGGSNPLSNFCADVGDPFNGKSTAEALLSTLRADDLCCGLVDDFVARTAGKDDGIFLGHQSGWNMGFPGDWNIFVSSSDCSSSNDSCHKSGEKVFKQDISKEKVFKQDTSEEERSCHWSSEEDQNVVEFDSEESKALWESLSKSSDPYNPFFFSACISTNTNMGKSKSEARRDSSDTDLMSVSKASEEPLGPRGLNIWVSRSDSESSWSSWASSDGSSPDIDREESERLLDFFKCPDDPYNPMCFTACTVSSNPQSTTKQQASLPATPSKSDTDTEEKESSFPPSSSEDDEEEQLWKSLCQKDDPYHPLNFQARLHSSPTTKLPSGEDPDVPDVCLTQSPPKKEKKCEKEPTTPRRSRASKTALPERQLKHHSHPDKIVVPWKRPGQTSRSAPEEKKESKASTTQKKVRFSPLVQVHVMQTWPFARQASRKGPWEEMARDRDRFRRRIQETEQAIGHCFSQAHREKIQAYLDGALK; translated from the exons atggccACGATTGTCGGTTCCGAGACAAGTTCTGAACGGACGGCGATGGAGAAGTTCGACAGCAGAGGAGGGATGGCGCTTCTGCCTTGGACCAAACAATTACTCACCGTGTTGTGGGAACAGCTTCGACTGCTGGTTCAGGTCATTTACTACACCTTCATGTCAG ttttcCAGATGTTCAGGTTTGAAGTGCATGTAAGAATTACAGACGAGACAGGTCAGCACATCCAACACATGACCACGGCAGCAAACCCAACCGAGTCCTTCCTGTTCTCCTCGTTGTTTGACGGAGACAACGGAGTCATGGTCGGCGGCTCAAATCCCCTCTCCAACTTCTGTGCTGACGTCGGTGACCCCTTCAACGGGAAATCCACCGCCGAGGCCCTTCTGTCCACTCTACGCGCTGACGACCTGTGCTGCGGACTAGTGGACGACTTTGTGGCGAGAACTGCTGGCAAAGACGACGGCATCTTTCTGGGACACCAATCCGGCTGGAATATGGGCTTCCCCGGCGACTGGAACATCTTTGTGTCAAGCAGCGACTGCTCTAGTTCAAACGACAGCTGTCACAAGAGCGGCGAGAAAGTCTTCAAACAGGATATTTCGAAAGAGAAAGTTTTCAAACAGGACACTTCagaagaggaaagaagctgTCACTGGAGTAGTGAGGAAGATCAGAACGTGGTAGAATTCGACAGCGAGGAAAGTAAGGCGCTTTGGGAGTCCCTGTCGAAATCTAGCGATCCTTACAAccccttctttttctctgcctgcatatcaacaaacacaaacatgggAAAAAGTAAAAGCGAAGCGCGAAGGGACAGCAGCGATACTGACCTCATGTCAGTGAGCAAGGCCAGCGAGGAGCCGTTGGGGCCTCGAGGCCTCAACATCTGGGTCAGTCGCTCTGACAGCGAGAGCAGCTGGAGCAGCTGGGCCAGTTCGGATGGATCGAGCCCAGACATCgacagagaggagagtgagaggcTCTTGGACTTCTTCAAATGTCCCGATGACCCCTACAATCCCATGTGTTTCACTGCATGCACAGTCAGTAGCAACCCTCAATCCACCACAAAACAACAAGCCTCACTTCCCGCAACTCCCTCCAAGTCAGACACTGACACCGAGGAGAAGGAGAGCAGCTTCCCTCCTTCTTCATCCGAGGATGACGAAGAGGAGCAGCTGTGGAAGTCCCTCTGCCAGAAGGACGACCCGTACCACCCACTCAACTTTCAGGCCCGTCTCCACAGCTCCCCGACTACCAAGCTCCCGTCTGGAGAAGATCCAGATGTCCCTGATGTCTGCCTCACACAGAGTCCACccaaaaaggagaagaaatgtgaaaaagagCCAACAACACCCCGAAGATCCAGAGCCAGCAAAACCGCTCTGCCAGAGAGGCAGTTAAAGCATCATTCCCACCCAGACAAAATAGTGGTACCCTGGAAACGACCTGGGCAAACATCTCGGTCAGCtccagaggagaagaaggaaagCAAGGCCAGCACCACCCAGAAAAAG gtGAGATTTTCTCCTCTTGTCCAAGTCCACGTCATGCAGACCTGGCCGTTTGCCCGACAGGCGTCTCGCAAGGGACCCTGGGAAGAAATGGCACGGGATCGCGATCGTTTCCGGAGGCGGATCCAGGAAACGGAGCAGGCCATCGGCCACTGCTTCAGCCAGGCTCACAGAGAGAAGATCCAGGCGTACCTGGACGGTGCCTTGAAATAA
- the rps13 gene encoding 40S ribosomal protein S13: protein MGRMHAPGKGLSQSALPYRRSVPTWLKLTSDDVKEQIFKLAKKGLTPSQIGVILRDSHGVAQVRFVTGNKILRILKSKGLAPDLPEDLYHLIKKAVAVRKHLERNRKDKDAKFRLILIESRIHRLARYYKTKRVLAPNWKYESSTASALVA, encoded by the exons ATGGGTCGCATGCACGCTCCCGG AAAGGGCTTGTCCCAGTCAGCTCTGCCTTACAGGCGTAGTGTTCCCACT tggcTGAAGCTCACATCTGATGATGTCAAAGAGCAGATCTTCAAGCTGGCCAAAAAGGGCCTGACCCCATCCCAGATTG GTGTGATTCTGAGGGACTCCCATGGTGTGGCCCAGGTGCGCTTCGTCACCGGTAACAAGATCCTGAGGATCCTCAAGTCCAAGGGCCTGGCCCCTGACCTGCCCGAGGATCTCTACCACCTCATCAAGAAGGCTGTGGCAGTCAGGAAGCAtctggagagaaacagaaag GACAAGGATGCCAAGTTCCGCCTGATTCTCATTGAAAGCAGGATCCACAGGCTGGCCCGTTACTACAAGACCAAGAGAGTACTGGCCCCCAACTGGAAGTA CGAGTCCTCTACAGCTTCAGCTCTGGTGGCATAA